From the genome of Carcharodon carcharias isolate sCarCar2 unplaced genomic scaffold, sCarCar2.pri scaffold_1166_ctg1, whole genome shotgun sequence:
taaccttgtctggaggtgtctttaattgctcacagtgatctgtgggattgtcattcttggatgttgtcccCGGTTTCAATTGGCATTTTACCCTTGATGCAATAGTGGAGGCTTTAAACTAACATGGCAGAGGATGGGATCCcaagaggaggttcagcagagggagatgcaccgccaaaattagaagagagagcaaatgaacctggaaggcagagaaattattggccagttaaggcacaagataGCGTAGCAAAGTTGgattgtatttattttaatgcaaggagtctaacgaataaagcagatgagttgagggcacaaataacACATGGatgtatgatgtcattgctgtcacagagacatggttgagagagggtcagaattggcagctcaatattacaGGATACAGGATCTTctggcaagacagggaaggaggtaaaaggagagggggTATTGCAagattgatcaaggaatcagttATTGCAGTGAGGAGGGAAACATCTTAGGGgggtcctcaaatgaagccatatgagtAGAACCTAAAAACAAATAAGGAGCAATCAGATTGCTGGGAGAGTTCTACAGGCCCCGGGACAGTCAGAGAAATGGAAGTGTAGATACAAAGGCAAAattcagagaagtataaaaataatcgGGTTGTAATGGTGGGGCTTTTCACCTTCCCCAACAATAACtgagttagtcatagtgtgatagttttagagggggcagaattgttaaaatgcatccaggagagattTTTAATCCAGTACATAGAAGATCCTACAAGAGAGAGGTCCGTCCTGGACTAAATTTTAAGGAATGTAACAAGGGaattggtagaggtatcagtgggggagcattgtGCAGATAGTGATCATCATTCCATTAGATTCTAGGTttttatggaaaagaacaaggatgggccagaaatctgaGTTCTCAATtgagggaaggctgattttaataagttcaaatatgatttggccagagtggactgggagcagctacttttagggaaatctgcgtcagagcaatgggactcattcaagaaggaagtagagagaggacaggggcaacatattccagtaaaggcaaagggtgggaccaacaaatccagggaaccctggatgtcgagagatttacaggattggataaagagaaaaagggaggcttatggcagataccgagggctcaaaacagcggaagccttaGAAGAGTAtaaaatgtgtaggggggaactttaaaaaggaaattaggagagcaaaaagggggcatgaagaaacattagcaggaaaaatgaaggaaaatccaaaattattttacaactacattaagagtaagaggataactagggaaagagtaaggcccattaaggaccatattggtaatttgtgtgtggagccggaagacataggtaggattctaaatgaacactttgtgtcagtgttcacaagtgagagggacaatgtgggtacggaaatcaggcagaaggactatgATATAGTTAAAGACATTagaatagaaagggaggaggttctaagtggtctggcaggcttaaacgtagattaatctccaggcccagaatgaaatgtatctcaggcagttgagtgaggcaagagaggagatagcaggggcactggcaataattttcaatacccctCTGGCcagaggagaggtgccagaggactggaggacagccaatgtggtaccgttattcaggaagggaggaagggataaaccagggaactccaggccagtcagtctaacctcagtggtggggaaactattggaagcaattctgagggacagaattaatctacacttggagaggaagggattaatcaaggacagtcagcatggttttgttaaggggaggtcatgtctgactaatttgatttaatttttcgaagaggtgaccatgtgtgtagatgaggtcaatgcatttgacatagtcaacttgggcttcagcaaggcttttgataaggtcccgcctGGGAGACTGTaaaagaaagtaagagcccatgggatcgaaggcaatttggcaaattggatccagaattggctgagtggcaggaagcagagggtgattgtcgagaggtgtttttgtgactggatgcctgtgtccagtggggttccacagggatcggaattgggtcccttgctgtttgtggtatatataaacggtctaaacttgaatgtaggaaggttgatcagtgagttcgtggatgacatgaaaattggtgggatggtaaatagtgaggaggatagccttagattacaggaggatatagatgggctggtcagatgggctgaacagtgccaaatggaatttaacctggataagtgtgaggtgatgcacttgggcaggacaaacaggacacgggaatacacaatgaatggaaggaccctgggaagtgacaaggatcagagggaccttggtgtgcatgtccaccgttCTCTTAAGggagtagataaggtggttaagaaggcatatggaatacttgcctttattagtcgaacatagaatataagagcagggaggttatgctggaactgtataaaacgctggttaggccacagctagagtattgcgtgcagttccggaacctgcattataggaaggatgtgatttcactagagagagtgcagaggagattaaccaggatgttgcctgggctggagagttttagttatgaggagagattgtataGACTGGGGTTAGTTAACCTGGAGCTGTGGAGATTcaggggggaacatgattgaggtgtataacattatgagggacatagataaggtagacaggaaggaagttttccccttgatggagggatcaataaccagggggcatagattgaaggtaaggggcaggaattttagaggggaagtgaggaagaatgtttacacccagagggtggtgggaatctggaactcagtgcctgaaagggtgggagaggcagaaaccctcataacatttaagaagtatttggatgtgaacTTGCGATGTCATCGCAGACAAGGCTTTGGGCCCAGTGCActaatgggattagaataattaggtacttgtttgaccgacacagattcaatgggccgaagggcctttatcCGTGCTGTAGACCcctctgactctatgactctatgggctgaatttcctgcctgtcgggtgggtgggcctgaatatttaaatggggcaggatgatgtcaggggttcctcctgatgtcatcccgcatcatcaTAGTGTCactgagcaggccccgccccctgctcaccaacgggaaaattcagcccgATGACTCCATGAAACAGGACTGTACGGTGTTTGAGGAGcgggaatggatctgatttatcctcggtTAGGCCTCACCGCTgagcctttgtgtgtaatgactccATAGGACCCTGGTACTGAACAGAAAgcttggagatgaagtcccgtcctttcattgaggataccctccattgtgttgtgtggcactagcaccatgctggatgagcaggttattgttgagtcaATGCCTCTTACTGTCCATTACACCTTTATCACTTTGCTTATGATGAAGAGTAAATTGATAAGGTggtgattggccaggttggatttgtcctgctggaATGGACATATCACTTGTCAGTTTTTCATATTGCAGGTTCCGCAGACCCTCCCTTCGATGCgctgtaaaggacattgtccaagagcaggcacagtggagtGTCGAGAGTCACAGTGAAAATTTTGTAGGTGATCTCAAAGCCttgtaaggactctgccagccaacagcTTAAGGTGGACACACATGTGGACAGTACTGACACCTGCCTATGGGCCCCTCATTTTCTAACCATGACAGGCTGTCCCCACCATTTCCTTCTGccaagttgttgaagaatattggATCACAAAGATTCCGGTATGATGCCCTGCCTGTCTTTAAAAATGACTCGCCGGGAGATGCCTTGCTCATCCCGATAAGATCAAGTTGAATCAGGAGATCCTTCAATGAtgtttccacagtttctgtagtgcagAATCTTTCGCTGTTCCCTCttgcagctgctggcatttgtgttGTGCTAAATGTACTTGATcaattgacagacttgcattctccaGCAGGTGTAATGTTGGAGCTCCTTTGAAACAGCCAATATTGTTGAAACTTTCTGCATATGTCAGTGCTATGTCACGGTAGTATTGAAACTGGGACAGAGATAAATCCATTGGCTTTTAGACGGACCAGACAATCCTGGCAgtggatggggccagaaaatcccaccccgaTGGgacattttcagtttatttgatgTGCTCAGAGAGATCATTAAGGACAACAATCCACAATTTATTAGCAAGCCACATTAGGATATGTGTGAGAGGTGGAATATCGATCACTGCTCCTCGTCTCGCCGTGTACATCATCGCCATTTCCTGGTTTGTCAAGTCACCATATGTATATGTTCCTGATGAGATAgcggatggtcattcttattgcttgaaggttcCCCGTTGTGtagggtctgtttggatcagcgcacggctctttgtagctgcatcagtctTTGCTCTAGTGCCCTGCCGCtgtcaatggccctttctgccacaagcATTGCAGGATTGGtagaaagctgggcatttccttggtgcctgcagaaggccacaccttccacacgtCTCACTGGGTTTGGATGTTCTAGTGAGTGTGTCAACAACTGATGTACTGAGAACCTGTAAGCTTCGTTGACCTGCGAGGATCACTTCGTAtttatgtccatccttgagtagctcttcaatgTTATAGGTTTTGGTCttatctagcagatctttctggaatgtttccatgggagtggatgtgatcaccaactcaacaaatCTGTCTGCAGACTCTGTGTTTGAAATCACAGTGAGTACCCTTTTCTCTACATCGGCTGGTGAAATGGTCTATGGATCATGTAGGCTGATGAATTGACATAAACTCTAGTTGATGAATATAGACTTTAACCTGAATCTGAAGCTTTCTTCCAATGTCGTCCATATCTATTGGGGATCCTTttgctcttctgctgttaatcctgatgtgttcagcctgtgtagaccttcattcccaatcgcGAGGTGAATTTTTATGACTTGCTCGTCTGGTTCAGTCACACCTGAATCAGGAAACCAGAGCTCTGTACGCTGTTTAAACATTCTGAATTCAGATAGTCGGTCAGCTACATCCCAGTTCAAACCGGGGAATAtagtggacattctgacaatattcctttgaccttccttctcctacAGGACCTGGGATGAGTGTCTATTTAGTCCATTTCGTGTGCTTTTCCGAAGCTCTGCCCACGAAGACAGGTTGTGGCAGGAACACACCACGGAGTAATGGAGtctttgttttttattcaatttGCAGTTCAGCAATCTCGAAGCCGCCCGTTATAATCACTAAtttctctggcctgatttttataatggtttttgtgtgtttgactctccctcgTTCACTATcgatccagcccacaccctggtcactcgccttccctgactgagctaacccgcTGCTGGTCCTGGCGATACgcgctgtcccactcactgacctacaggcCGTGTGCTGTAATCTCACCACGAGGGATCCGTCTGCTCCCCAGCACTTTACTTGAGCTCTTTCCCATCACTGTGTCTTCAAAGGTTTCCTGAGCAGTCAGTACACAGATTTCAACCCTCTCTGATGCTGTGTCTCtgttgtggtctgaccaaagcgtCGAGGGTCGTCTCATGTCATGTACCTCGATCTAAGTCTGTCCATCACATCATATATGTACTGAATCTTGCTACCAGAATGTTTGGCtaccgctgatcaccatgttgtgtttttacaatgatataaaggcaccagccACTGATACGGAATTGGGTAaatacattgtgggttcatttatttagaatagggacatgagaacagatatacaagGATAGAAAGCTGGGAGACACCTGCAGCCAaactgtgtgagctgtgttctgctcacaggccaaagtgaaacttggACTGAATGGTGTTatcatcccagctgatgttactactgggcaagtcagatcccagggtggaactcagcttgataggtcctaacttttattttttatttaggaATGTGGAgtgcggctactgaacagagtcacaggagtatTCTGATGAACTTCTGACAAAAGaagaaaacatttattaaactagGAGAGACAAACTATATTACATTACTCCTTCACCCAGACCTATAGCTTTGCAGATTCATAAGTAGAACACAAGTTACAACAACTATCTAATATTCTCATGTTCAcactaagtacacagtccatgtaaaccaatagacgACCTATGGTCAGGGACACCACATTCTGAAAGAAATTGACAGAACCCACTTGAAACAAATGCTATGGCTCCCTCCTCATCTGACCCCAGACGCTtgttacactgtgagccaaccagtctcactgaactgagATATCcatatgagggtttccaatctccactttccaagaactcactttggaatcttctccaacaTGACACTTtcactcagacaccttccacaaggggccactttcactatttcaaactctccttcccatGTTGCTGCCCCCTGGATCGCCACGTGCATTCAGCCTTCCTTCCACGCCCTGTCTCTTCAATGCTCAGCCGTGTCAATGGCACACCAGGATTCACATGGCCGTAGTAATGAGTCACCAACCTGTGGTGTCTCCtaggatcttctggcttctcgcaagcctattttgctttaggcctgtgtcctgctgctttccccgTTTATGCTTGAAGCCTTcatctgctcctcactcttaacttcacttaacagggccttttccagatTTGATAAGAAGGTCTTCTTGGgccctttctcctgttccactcgaTGGTTTTGGCTTCTTCTTTACTTTGGGACTGACTATCTGTCCCGCTCCTTTGCTGCTTCTCCTGGCAactcctttcaacagaactgaaagtacatttctgtttttctctgtctccatGGTTCCCTCCCTCTGGATGACTGTTGCCAGGCAACAGCATAGTTTTTTacaccttgtgtttgttttgacttccttcaagagtcataaaacctcactGGAATGCTGGCTTATTTTTAACTCATGCTCCCCCTTTTCTCAAAacccaaatacagaaatacaaagtaAACTTGAACTTACAGATATACCTTAtgcctaacacacacaaatacacatagaaCTTACTTAAGCCAACCCCAGTTCCTAaaaatcacatgacacacttcccctcgagtgatgtcatgctgctatccctgaaaggcatattacaacagtgttATCacttggcaggtgatgtgtgccaggcagaccaagtcCACAAGAGAAAGATGGTCACACAATcgcaatgattttgcaatttgtatttattatgagatgtgtgcacttAATTCAGAAGCAATAactccaccaagacctttagagatttaaaacaaTAAATTAATATATTTGTcatcaaaataaaagatttcaagcacatacataactACAATGACTGCTGtcataactcctaaaattcctaattaagctgactcccagttacactccatTTAAGGCAACGGACCAAAAATAAatgttagatttaaaacaaactcagcaagttaacacaatgccccggacagtggaattccaaatggattTTCCGCGACTTCAGTTCTGTTGGATAGCAGGCTTGTCCACAAACAGGGTCCCGAGGACCATGAGCCAATGTAGAATGAACTTGTCCACTCCTGTGTCCAGGATTCTCTTCCATCCATTGTGAAACCTTGGGGAGTTCCTTGTGTGTcctgtagatggtccacactgcagccactgtgccccagtgatggtgggggtggatATCGAGTCTAGTGGATCAACTAAACATCCAGAGTTAAATACTGATATTTCTCTCCCCAGTTGGACTGTCACAAGAATGGGAAAGTAACACTCCACGAGAGGTGACAGCGCAGGAAGGTTCGTGTGTGCAGATTCCATGTCATTACAGTTATCCATCAGATTTGGTAAAGAAACCACATGTCGGAATCTGGAAAATGAGAAGGTACATGCGGAACAAATGGTCTAAATGGTCCATAGCCTTTCACTCCAAGGATCACAGTCACGAGTTACCACGGTTCCTCCATCGGACCCGGCTGTCTGGAGACCTGAAAGATGGCGACTGTTCCCTGATTATAAACAACATCAGACGAGAAGATGCAGGACCTTATTTTTTCAGAATAGAATTTGACAGCAGGAATAGATACAGCTACAATCCTGTAACCCAGCTTCACATTTCTGGTAAGTGCTGTGTTATAATTACTCATCAATTCACACTCAACACTCAATGGGAAATAACACAAACTGTGACGTTTACATATTAACACAAAACACAGCTTATTATAACACGCTGTCTGATTCTCAATAACCTGGTGATAGCTTCCCGTTCAGTCCTAAAGCAACCTCTAATACTCATTTTAATATCAATGATTAAATATATTGACTGTGTCCATCAATGTTATCAGGTTATCCACTCCCACCGATCTCTCTAATCCTGTCACGGAGTCTGACATATCGACAGAAGAAAGATTCACATTTCTGTAgctcctttcaccacctcagcacGGACCAaatcacttcacagccaatgagctGATTCCTGaattgtagttactgttgtaatgtgggaaacacagcagccaatttgtacacagcaagctcccacaaattgcAAAGTAATAAATGGCCCAGATCACTGAGTGAATGATGAGGTAGTGCACTCCAAACTCtggtctcctccaccctcacccactaTTATCAGTTCAAGTGTCTCGGAGTGAACGTGTATTAAGTTGAGAGACAGAAACACCAAAGTCTCAAAGCAGGAAATTCTCTCCTGATCATTGTAATCTCTCAgatctgatatcatccttgtaaaagtGCTTTCTCTTGTGGGACTGTGGTTTCTATTTGAACCGATGCTTCACGTTATATTTCTCTGAAAGGATCCATTCTCTGTGTGTTAGTTTTCACAGATAAACCCACGATATTCCCTGCTGAAATTATTGCAGGAAAGCCTGTGGATGTAAGCTGCACCTTCAACACAACGTGCAATGGAACAGCAGCACCTGTCTTAACCTGGGACACTCCCACTGACGTACCTGGATCAGTCTCAAACACTGTAACTCAGCATGGTGTCACTCTGACCTATACTTCTGTTCTGACCCTGATCCCATCACTCAAACACCACGGAcacactctcagctgcagagtgagaTATCCATCTGTTTCATCGGAGCGGACCCTCGTACTAACTGTGCAATGTAAGTATGGGCACCCTTCATTCTATATTAGCTGTAATAGGATACATTGTGcatagcaaaatcccacaaacttCACTGGGTTGAAGACAAAACTGGTCCTTTTTTAATGAGTGATATTGAGCAGGGAGAGCTCTTCCTTGTATTGACCCTTGGGATTGTTTATCCCAACCTGATAGGGCAGAGGGTCCAAGgttgtgtctatcagtgtgtggcagagaatgaacatCGAGCAGTGGCGGGGTTCATAACCATTACTGTGGAATGTGAGTGTGGAGATACATTTGTTTGTTTGTTGTCTCCGTGGTCTCTGTAGAGCCATTGGGATCGTGTTGTTTTTAATCCAGTTTTCTTCAATCCTCGCTTAGTCCACATTATCCCCACATCCAActtttcctctccctttctgtttttgctctcAGTTTCTCCTTCAATGGTTGTCAGAACAAGGCTGTCAGGTCTTCGTTTCCAATCTCCGTACTTGACgacctttctctctctaacaGTCCTGAACAACCCTTTAATTGCTGAACGTCTCCTCTTGATCTAACCCAGTCATTGGTCTTTCTGTCCATCCAGCTGATTCTGagcatctggcagcatctgtggagagaaagacagggttagcgtttggagtccgtatgactcttcttcagagctaaagggaagtagacaAGTGGTGAAATATATCCTGTCTAAggtggggtgtttgggacaggtggagctggatagaaaaccagcgataggtggaggcaatggagagattgtgaaagatgtcataaacaaaaggtcaaagggttgttaacaGTGGTGGTATTggataaaggaggtgctaatggtgacattaagcagAGTGTGATAATGGGCAGACCAGggtaagcagtctggaaagagacaGAATGCCCtcgtgggggtgtggaagggggaggggacggtggaggGAATATAGATCGAAAATAGACTAAAATCTGCGGATAAAACTATcaataaaaatggaaatgaatttcaaataataataataaaaataagtggaaaacagttaacaaataaaacaattaaaatgaatatataaaaaaagggTTCAAAAAGCAGTGAAGatcgaggagagagttcatgatctgaaattgttgaactcaatattcagtccggaaggctgtaaagtgcctggtcggaagatgaggtgctgt
Proteins encoded in this window:
- the LOC121275171 gene encoding sialic acid-binding Ig-like lectin 13, whose protein sequence is MRRYMRNKWSKWSIAFHSKDHSHELPRFLHRTRLSGDLKDGDCSLIINNIRREDAGPYFFRIEFDSRNRYSYNPVTQLHISVFTDKPTIFPAEIIAGKPVDVSCTFNTTCNGTAAPVLTWDTPTDVPGSVSNTVTQHGVTLTYTSVLTLIPSLKHHGHTLSCRVRYPSVSSERTLVLTVQYKPEISQQSECTQRSEGVTCVCVANSNPPGDLTWHLPSANISGNQTHGGYMSWQVRDGHLVTGSLTLMRPQDEGGVMASCSVQNPHGEANFKVYLWVKGERLAQDRSPLSWIDH